In Euphorbia lathyris chromosome 9, ddEupLath1.1, whole genome shotgun sequence, the following are encoded in one genomic region:
- the LOC136207477 gene encoding probable cyclic nucleotide-gated ion channel 16: MKKLPSSKFRGLPKQLTVEQNVAWWYQILDPGRSFMNNWNHIFLVGCIIALFLDPLYFYLPIIDADACMANDYHLGISVTLFRTVTDLFFITHIVLKFRTAFVAPSSRVFGKGELVMDPKDIAIHYLKTDFIVDFVAALPLPQIMIWFIIPAVKTPSTVHANHMVVLVVLVQYLPRLFIMFPLNRRIIKSTGVVATTAWSGAAYNLLLYVLASHILGASWYLASIQRQHECWERQCTHETNHTHSPSCTTLFLDCKTRNNPARDAWLRTTQLLTACDPKHDNNFQFGMFADAFTHRVPETDFVNKYFYCLWWGLRNLSSYGQSLMTSTFQSELLFSITICIMGLVLFAHLIGNMQTYMQSTSARLDEWRIKRRDTEEWMRHRQLPPELQERVRRFVQYKWLATRGVDEESILRALPLDLRRQIQRHLCLALVRRVPFFAQIDDQLLDAICERLLPSLNTRGTYIVREGDPVNEMLFIIRGQLESCTTNGGRSGFFNSISLRAGDFCGEELLTWSLVPDSHLNLPSSTRTVKALNEVEAFALTAEDLKFVAKQFKHLHSKKLQHAFRYYSHQWRTWGAIYIQTAWRRHARRKLQMELARQESLYYAQSEADFNGETGGVQPLHKNQNSDMKMPKLFKPQDHM, from the exons atgaaaaagttaCCGTCAAGCAAGTTCCGAGGATTACCGAAACAACTTACAGTTGAACAAAATGTGGCATGGTGGTACCAAATCTTAGATCCAGGACGCTCTTTTATGAACAATTGGAATCACATCTTTCTAGTCGGATGTATCATTGCCCTATTTCTAGATCCTCTTTATTTCTATCTTCCTATCATAGATGCCGACGCTTGTATGGCTAACGACTATCACCTCGGCATCTCCGTCACTTTATTCCGAACTGTTACCGACTTGTTCTTCATTACTCATATCGTTTTGAAGTTTCGCACTGCTTTCGTCGCTCCAAGCTCTCGCGTTTTTGGTAAAGGAGAGCTCGTCATGGATCCTAAAGATATCGCTATTCACTACTTgaaaactgattttattgttGATTTTGTTGCCGCTCTTCCTCTCCCACAG ATAATGATTTGGTTCATAATTCCAGCAGTGAAAACTCCATCAACAGTCCATGCAAACCATATGGTTGTTTTAGTGGTTTTGGTTCAATACCTTCCTCGATTATTCATTATGTTTCCTTTGAACAGGCGGATAATTAAAAGCACTGGGGTTGTAGCCACAACTGCTTGGTCCGGAGCAGCATATAATCTTCTCTTATATGTACTTGCTAGCCAT ATATTGGGAGCATCATGGTATTTGGCATCAATTCAAAGGCAACATGAGTGCTGGGAAAGACAATGTACCCACGAGACAAACCATACCCATTCACCATCTTGCACCACGCTCTTTTTGGATTGCAAAACTAGGAATAATCCTGCACGAGATGCTTGGCTTAGAaccactcagcttctcactgcTTGTGATCCTAAACACGACAATAATTTCCAGTTCGGAATGTTTGCCGATGCATTTACTCATCGTGTTCCTGAAACTGATTTCgtcaataaatatttctattGCCTCTGGTGGGGTTTGAGAAAtctaag TTCATATGGACAGAGTTTGATGACGAGTACTTTTCAAAGCGAATTGTTGTTTAGCATCACGATTTGTATTATGGGTCTTGTTTTATTTGCCCATCTGATAGGAAACATGCAG ACTTATATGCAATCGACATCAGCTAGATTGGATGAATGGAGGATTAAGAGAAGAGATACTGAGGAGTGGATGAGACACCGTCAGTTACCACCCGAATTGCAAGAACGTGTCCGTCGGTTTGTTCAATACAAATGGCTAGCCACAAGGGGTGTTGATGAAGAATCTATCTTGAGAGCTTTACCTTTGGACTTGCGTCGTCAAATTCAAAGACATCTTTGTTTGGCTCTTGTTCGACGG GTCCCGTTTTTTGCACAAATAGACGATCAATTACTCGATGCAATATGCGAACGTCTCCTACCGTCATTAAACACAAGAGGCACATACATAGTAAGAGAAGGAGACCCGGTAAATGAGATGCTTTTCATCATTAGAGGACAACTAGAAAGCTGCACAACAAATGGGGGAAGATCAGGTTTCTTTAACTCAATTAGCCTAAGAGCGGGGGATTTCTGCGGCGAAGAATTATTGACATGGTCATTAGTGCCTGACTCTCACCTAAACCTGCCCTCATCTACTAGAACTGTTAAGGCATTGAATGAAGTAGAGGCCTTTGCTCTAACAGCGGAAGACCTGAAATTTGTAGCTAAGCAATTCAAACATTTACATAGCAAGAAGTTACAACATGCTTTTAGATATTATTCTCATCAATGGAGGACTTGGGGAGCTATCTATATACAGACTGCTTGGAGGCGACATGCCAGGAGGAAACTTCAAATGGAATTGGCTAGACAAGAGAGCTTATATTATGCTCAAAGTGAGGCTGATTTTAACGGTGAAACTGGCGGCGTTCAACCGTTACATAAAAACCAAAATTCCGACATGAAAATGCCTAAACTCTTTAAACCACAAGATCATATGTAG